The Caulobacter sp. FWC2 region GCGCGCGCAACAAGGGCGTCGCCTCCAGATCATCTTTGGCTATCATGGGACGACCCATTCAACCAGACAGCGCAACGGACCGATTTATATGGCTCCGCCCGTTCAAGCCGACATCCTTCATCCGCCGCAGGCGTCGGCCCGGCTTGTGCGCGCGTTGAGGGGCCTGCGACACGTGCGCGGCTGGCGGCGCATCGCCGCGCGCCTGGCGCCGCCAGCCGCGCGCGGCGCCTTCACGATCGAGAATCGGGGCGTGTTGTTCAGCGGCGATCTGGGCAGTTTCCTCGACCGTGAAGTCTATCTCTTCGGCGGCTACGAGGCCGAAGCGCTGGACGCCTTTCTGCGCCGCGTCCCGGCCGGGAGGCGCGGCGTGGCGCTGGATATCGGCGCCAATGTGGGCGTTCACAGTCTTCGACTGGCCCGCCATTTCGCGACCGTTCACGCCTTCGATCCCAATGCGGCGCTGTGGAAGCCGTTCGAGCGGAACGTGGCGCTGAATGGGCTGACCAACATCACCTTGCACCGTATGGGCCTGGGAGATGAGGACGCGGTCCTGCCGCTCTATGACGTGGCGGGCGCCAACGCCGGCTTGGCGACCTTCCTGAGCGCGCCGCAGTACGATCGCCCGCTCCGGCCGGCGGGCCAGACGCCCGTGGCCCGCGGCGATGGCGTCGTCGAACGCCTCGGATCACCGCGCATCGACGCGGTGAAGATCGATGTTCAGGGTTACGAAGCCTACGTACTGCGCGGCTTGACGACGGTTCTTGAGCGCGATGAACCCTTGGTCTGGGTGGAGGCCGGTGGCGACGCGCCCGAGGCTATCCGCACACTAACGGACCTGAAGGCGCTCTTTCCTTATCCGGTCGAGGTGACGCGCTTTCATGGCATGCGCGGCTGGCTGACCCACGGTTGGGTGGCCACCCCCGCCGCCGAGATTCTGCCGCCAGGGGACTACTGGGTTAGCCCGGCGGCCTGAAGGCCTCGGCGACGCTGAGGGCCCAACGGCGCGACTGCACGCGATCGGGTCCGTGGGGCCCAAGCGCCCAATGCGCGGCCGGAATGGCAAAGCCGGTCTTGGAGCGCTTCAGCACCTCCATGGGCAAGCCAAGCTCGGTCGCGTTCGCCAACGCGCGCTTCCCGTCGCCGGGCGAGAGGCCCGCGATGTGGGGCGCCACCGCCCTGAAAAGATCGATGTCCACCAACGGCGTGCGGATCTCCACGCCGTGCGCCATGCCCGCCCAGTCGGCGTCTCGGAGCAATTGGTCGCGCAGATAGGCGCGCGATTCCAGGAGCGCCACCCGACCGTTGTCGCACCCCGGATCCGGTTCGAGCAGACCGTCAAGTCGGTCGACCGGGTTCAAGCGCTCCAGGCCGGTGCGCAACATCTCGGGGTCCATGATGGCGTCGAGCTCGGCGGGCAGTCGCACGGCCCGTCTGAGCATGTAGGCGCCGCCCCAGCTTCGCGCATGGCGAAGTACGCCCAGAACCTTGGGATTGCGCCGGACCGGCCCGGGGGCGAACACGCTGAGCGCCGCGTGCGTGAACGTCGCAAGGCCCGGAACATGCGTGAACGGTCGGGCGCGGCGCAGCAGGCGCGGCAAGGTCTGGAACGTCGAATAGCCCGCCAGCAGTTCATCGCCGCCCACGCCCGAGATCGCGACCTTCAGGCCCTGCTCGCGCGCGGCCTTGGCCACGAACCAGGTATTGATGCCGTCGATCGAGGGTTGGTCCATGGCCGACAAGATGGCGGGCAGGTCGGCTTCGAATTCGGCCTGGTCGACGCGGCGAAGCACATGCCGCGCGCCCTGGGCCTTGGCCATCGCGGCGGCCAGAGGGCCTTCATCGCGCGGATCGCCCGAGAAATCGGGATAGACCAACGTGAGGGCGCGTGGCGCGCCATGACCGGCTTGACGCATCAGGTCCAGCAAAGCCCCCGAATCAACGCCGGCCGACAGGAAGAGGCCGACTTCGACATCGGCCAGAAGATGGCTGCGCACGCTGTCGAGAGCCGCGCCACGGAGCACCTCATTCAGAGGCGCGTCGGGGGGCGGCGCTTCCGCCAGTATCCGCGCCAGGCTTGTGTAAACGGCCGGCGCGGAGACCCCGTCGCGCCCGACCCATATCGCCGTTCCAGCCGGCGCTGCCTGGATATTCCTGTGCAGGGTGAACGGCTCAGGGACATGGCCGAAGATGTGGAAGCCGACCCATCCCGCCGGGTCGATCGTGTCTTCCACGCCGCCGCCGGCCATCAGCGCCTTGACCTGGGAAGCGAAGCGGAACGCGCCGCCATCATCGGCATAGTAGAGCGGTTTGATCCCATAGGGATCGCGCGCCAACAGCAGTCCGCCCTTTCGCCCGTCCCACAAGGCCAGTGCGAACATGCCGCGCAATCGCCGCAACATCGCCACGCCCTCGTGGGCGTACAGCCGAAGGATCACCTCGGTGTCCGACTGGGTGACGAAGCGCTCACCCCGCGCTTCCAGTTCCGCGCGCAGCTCCCGGTGATTGTAGATCTCGCCGTTGAAGACCAGGGTGAGGTCAGCCTCGGGCAGGCGCATCGGCTGGGCGGCGCGGTCGGCAAGGTCGATCACCGCGAGTCGACGATGGGCAAGGCCGACCAGACCGTCGGGCGACCACCATGCCCCCTCCCCGTCGGGTCCCCGGGCGCGCATGTGGTCGCGCGTGGCCAGCAGTTCTCGCGGCTGCGGCGGCGCGACGCCGGCGCCGTAGGCGAAAATTCCGTTGATGCCGCACATGATTCGACGCCCCCCCGCGCGCCGCAGATTGCACGTTGTCTCGCCAAACTATAATCCTTGAGAAATGCAACCCTAGGGGATGGGTTGCCCAAAGGGTGGGAATGCTCGGGAAATGCCAAGCGTGACGCGCGCCGTGGGCGGCAAACCGGCTTCTACGGGGAACGGCGTGACCTTTCATGACCGTCTCGCGGACGGTTGGAGCGCGCGTTATCGCCGTGGCGGCTTCGCGCGGCGTCGCCGGTTCCTTGAGACGGAGATCCTCGCGCCCTTGCCGATCAGCGGGCGCTGGCTGGACGCGGGTTGCGGCGCTGGCGACTTCACGCACTGGCTGGCCGCGCGCGGCGCCCAGGCTCGTGGACTGGACGCGTCGGCGGCCATGATCGCCGCAGCGCGCGTAGGCTCGCCCGCGACGAGATTCGATCAAGGGTTGGTCGAACAGCTGACCGACAGCGCCGTTTATGACGGCGCACTCTGTCTGAGCGTGCTGGAATATGTCGACGATCCGAAGACGGCGTTGGCGCGGTTGTCGGCCGCGATAAGGCCGGGCGGCCATCTGATCCTGTCAGCGCCGCGCCGACTTTCGATCCTTCGCATGGCCCAGAAAGCGGCTCATCGCCTGTCCGGCGGGCGGCTCTTCGCCTACCTCGCCAGCTCCCACAACGCCTGGGGCAAGGCCGAACTCGTCGCGGCGCTGCGCGAGCACGGCTTGGTGGTCGAGAGCCTGCGTGAATTTGATCCCCTGCTGCCGCGGTTCCTGGGGCCGCTGGCGAGCCTTTGGGTCGCCACCTGCCGCAAGGCGGCGCCATGAAGCAGGTTTTGCAGGATCTGAACGGCGGGACCGTGCTGGTCGAGGACGTGCCCGCCCCCCTGGCGCGCGCGGGCTTCGTGCGCATCGCCACCACCACCAGCCTCGTCTCGCCTGGCACCGAACGCGCGCTGTTCGATTTCGCGCGCGGATCCCTGGCGTCCAAAGCGCTGCAACAGCCCGAGCGCGTGCGCCAGGTGCTGCGCAAAGCGGCCGTGGACGGCGTGGCCGCGACCCTCGAAGCCGTCCGCGCCAAACTCGATGAGCCGATGGCGGTGGGCTATTGCAATGTCGGACGCGTGCTCGACGGCGGCGCGACAGGCCTGCGGGTAGGCGAACGGGTCGTGTCAAACGGCCGACACGCCGGCGTCGTGCTGGTGGGGCGCAACCTGGTCGCGCGGGCGCCGGATGCGGTGGACGATCAGGCCGCGGCCTTCACGCCACTAGCGGCCATCGCGCTGCAGGGGGTGCGGCTGGCCGCCCCGACGCTCGGGGAAACCTTCGCGGTCGTCGGGCTTGGCCTGGTCGGTCTGCTGACCGTTCAGATCCTGCGCGCCAACGGCTGCCGCGTGCTCGGGCTCGATCCAGACCCAGCCCGGACAGCCCTGGCCCGGGCCTTCGGCGCCACCACCGTCGATCTGGCGGCGGGCGAGGACCCGCTGGCCGCAGCTGCTAGCCTTACCGATGGCCGAGGCCTGGACGGCGCGCTGCTGACGCTGGCCGCGACCAGCGACGAGCCTGTCGCCCAGGCGGCGCGCATGTGCCGGCGTCATGGTCGTCTGGTCCTGGTCGGGGTCACCGGCCTGCGCCTAAACCGCGCTGACTTCTATGAAAAGGAACTCAGCTTCCAGGTTTCCTGCTCCTACGGGCCTGGACGCCATGACCCGGTCTATGAGGAGCAAGGACACGACTACCCGCTGGGCGACGTGCGTTGGACCGAACAGCGCAACTTCGAAGCCGTTCTTGAGCTGATGGCCTCCGGCGCCCTCGATGTCACGTCGCTGATCAGCGCCCGCTTTCCCGTCACCGAGGCGGCGCAGGCCTACGCGCTCCTCGGCGCGGGCAAGGCCCTGGGCATCCTTCTGGACTATCCCGGTGAGCACGCGCGCGCCGACCCGACGCTCGATCGGCGCACCGCCATCGCCTCGCGCCCCACCCAGCCTATGGTCGGTTTTTTGGGGGCGGGCGCCCAGGGGCGCAAGCTGATGGCCAGCTTCGTGGCGGCGGGCGCCCACCTGACGACAGTCGTCTCGGCGACCGGAGTCGGCGCCGCCCACGCGGCGCGACGGTTCGGCTTCGCGCGGGTATCGACGGATCCTCAGGCCGTGCTCTCAGACCCCAATAGCCTCGCGGTCTGCATCGCCACGCGGCACGACAGCCACGCCGACTACGTCCGCGCCGCCCTGGCTGCGGGCAAGGCCGTGTTCGTGGAAAAGCCGCTCTGTCTCGCTCGGGATGACCTCGAGGCGATCGCGCGCGCGGCGTCCGCCCCAGGCGCGCCGATGCTGATGGTCGGCTTCAATCGCCGCTTCGCGCCCCTGGTCGTCGAGATGCGCCGTCTTCTCGTAAGCCTTAGCGCTCCCAAGGCGATGGTGATGACGGTCAACGCCGGCGCGGCGGCGCCCGACCACTGGACGCAGGACCCAAGGATCGGCGGCGGGCGTATCGTCGGCGAAGCCTGTCATTTCATCGATCTTCTGCGGCATCTGGCCGGCGCGCCCGTCGAGACGATGCAGGTCGCCGCTTCCGCGTCCGATGTCGCCATCATCACGCTTGGATTCGCCGATGGCTCGATCGGCGCGATCCACTATCTGGCCAACGGTCATCGCGGTCGCGCCAAGGAGACCCTCGAGGTCTTCGTTGGCGGACGGACCTTGTATCTCGACAACTACCGCCGCCTGACCGGCCATGGCTGGCCGGCGTTTCCGGGGCGACGCGCTTGGCGCCAGGACAAGGGACACGCCGGCTGTGTGAGCGCCTTCGTTTCGGCCTTGCGGAACGGCGAGCTGTGCCCGATCCCGCTCGAAGAAGCGCTCGAGGTCAGCGGCCTGGCCATCGAGGCGGCCGATCAGGTCGCGCGCCGATGAGCCTTCCTCGCCTGGCGCGTACGGTCCGGTGGCTGAAACCGGTCCAGATCTATGGGCGGATCCTGCATCACGCTCCACGGCCCGGACCGCACTGGACCCCGCCGCCGGCCTTGCGTCGGCCGCGCGCGGTCTGGCGAGAAGCACTGCTTCGCCCTTCGCCGCTCCGTGGACCCGCGCGGGTTTGCCATCTGAACCACGAGGTCGAGATCGACGCCCCCGGGGCCTGGAACGATCCCGCTCAGTCCCGGCTCTGGCTCTATAATTTGCACTACTTCGACGGGTTTTCCCCGCAAGACCAGGGCGAGCACGATCTCCGTCTCGCGACGCTGATCGAGCGTTGGGTCGACGAGAATCCTCCGGGCCAGGGCGTGGGGTGGGAGCCCTACCCCACCTCGCTGCGCATCGTGAATTGGATCAAGCGCCATCTCGCCGGTGGGTCGCTGAGCCCCGCCGTTCTGGCCAGTCTCGCCCATCAGGTTCGGTGGCTGGCAGGCCGCCTGGAATGGCGGCTCCTGGGCAACCACCTGCTGGCCAACGCCAAGGCGCTGATGTTCGCG contains the following coding sequences:
- a CDS encoding FkbM family methyltransferase, with product MAPPVQADILHPPQASARLVRALRGLRHVRGWRRIAARLAPPAARGAFTIENRGVLFSGDLGSFLDREVYLFGGYEAEALDAFLRRVPAGRRGVALDIGANVGVHSLRLARHFATVHAFDPNAALWKPFERNVALNGLTNITLHRMGLGDEDAVLPLYDVAGANAGLATFLSAPQYDRPLRPAGQTPVARGDGVVERLGSPRIDAVKIDVQGYEAYVLRGLTTVLERDEPLVWVEAGGDAPEAIRTLTDLKALFPYPVEVTRFHGMRGWLTHGWVATPAAEILPPGDYWVSPAA
- the asnB gene encoding asparagine synthase (glutamine-hydrolyzing) is translated as MCGINGIFAYGAGVAPPQPRELLATRDHMRARGPDGEGAWWSPDGLVGLAHRRLAVIDLADRAAQPMRLPEADLTLVFNGEIYNHRELRAELEARGERFVTQSDTEVILRLYAHEGVAMLRRLRGMFALALWDGRKGGLLLARDPYGIKPLYYADDGGAFRFASQVKALMAGGGVEDTIDPAGWVGFHIFGHVPEPFTLHRNIQAAPAGTAIWVGRDGVSAPAVYTSLARILAEAPPPDAPLNEVLRGAALDSVRSHLLADVEVGLFLSAGVDSGALLDLMRQAGHGAPRALTLVYPDFSGDPRDEGPLAAAMAKAQGARHVLRRVDQAEFEADLPAILSAMDQPSIDGINTWFVAKAAREQGLKVAISGVGGDELLAGYSTFQTLPRLLRRARPFTHVPGLATFTHAALSVFAPGPVRRNPKVLGVLRHARSWGGAYMLRRAVRLPAELDAIMDPEMLRTGLERLNPVDRLDGLLEPDPGCDNGRVALLESRAYLRDQLLRDADWAGMAHGVEIRTPLVDIDLFRAVAPHIAGLSPGDGKRALANATELGLPMEVLKRSKTGFAIPAAHWALGPHGPDRVQSRRWALSVAEAFRPPG
- a CDS encoding bi-domain-containing oxidoreductase, which produces MKQVLQDLNGGTVLVEDVPAPLARAGFVRIATTTSLVSPGTERALFDFARGSLASKALQQPERVRQVLRKAAVDGVAATLEAVRAKLDEPMAVGYCNVGRVLDGGATGLRVGERVVSNGRHAGVVLVGRNLVARAPDAVDDQAAAFTPLAAIALQGVRLAAPTLGETFAVVGLGLVGLLTVQILRANGCRVLGLDPDPARTALARAFGATTVDLAAGEDPLAAAASLTDGRGLDGALLTLAATSDEPVAQAARMCRRHGRLVLVGVTGLRLNRADFYEKELSFQVSCSYGPGRHDPVYEEQGHDYPLGDVRWTEQRNFEAVLELMASGALDVTSLISARFPVTEAAQAYALLGAGKALGILLDYPGEHARADPTLDRRTAIASRPTQPMVGFLGAGAQGRKLMASFVAAGAHLTTVVSATGVGAAHAARRFGFARVSTDPQAVLSDPNSLAVCIATRHDSHADYVRAALAAGKAVFVEKPLCLARDDLEAIARAASAPGAPMLMVGFNRRFAPLVVEMRRLLVSLSAPKAMVMTVNAGAAAPDHWTQDPRIGGGRIVGEACHFIDLLRHLAGAPVETMQVAASASDVAIITLGFADGSIGAIHYLANGHRGRAKETLEVFVGGRTLYLDNYRRLTGHGWPAFPGRRAWRQDKGHAGCVSAFVSALRNGELCPIPLEEALEVSGLAIEAADQVARR
- a CDS encoding bifunctional 2-polyprenyl-6-hydroxyphenol methylase/3-demethylubiquinol 3-O-methyltransferase UbiG, with the protein product MTFHDRLADGWSARYRRGGFARRRRFLETEILAPLPISGRWLDAGCGAGDFTHWLAARGAQARGLDASAAMIAAARVGSPATRFDQGLVEQLTDSAVYDGALCLSVLEYVDDPKTALARLSAAIRPGGHLILSAPRRLSILRMAQKAAHRLSGGRLFAYLASSHNAWGKAELVAALREHGLVVESLREFDPLLPRFLGPLASLWVATCRKAAP